The sequence CAGAGGTGAAAAACGTAGGAGCTGCGTACAGATTTACGCTGAGGATTTTCTTATATGCAGCTATACCGAATCCAGGAACTGTTCCTAATGGATGGGTTAATAACCCTACTGTAGAGGTAAGAGCAAATTGTAAGTCCCCATTAAGAAGTTTCTCGAGTAAATCGGATGGCGGTGCAGTATGAAGGAGAATATCGTCTCTTTTTGCAAGCTCTAAAGAAAAAGGGAAAGCGTTGATGTAGCTTACACAACCTAAAGTTAAACGTCTTTCGAATTTGTCAGACATGGTATGCGTCCTAGTTTTTTTATGAGGCTTGCCATTCCCTCAATATCCATTTTTATATTTTGGTTAGAAGAGGCCATTTGAAACACCTTTTCTCCAATATGTGTGGAGGATAAATCGTTAGCTCCACAAGATAGCAAGTGTAAAGCTTGCTCGATTCCTAAGTAATTCCACAAGGCTTTTATGTTTCTGAAATTGTCCAGGAAGAGTCTTGCAACCGCAATGATAGATGCAGGGGGGATGTGATGAGAAGTTCCTAATTTGCGTAGTCTTTTCCCTAGAGCATTATTTTCTGTTGCGAACTTCAATAATATGAAGTTTTTAAAACCTAAAGTATCATCTTGAAGGTTACGTAATTTATCCATATGAGTGACGATATCTTCGGGGCGTTCCCTATGGTAACATAACATTGTACTGTTCGTTGGGATATCAAGACTATGTGCCGTTTTATGAATGTCTAGGAATTCTTGAGAAGATAAACGCCCTGGAGCGAGTATGTGACGTATTTCATCAACCAGAATATCGAATCCTCCTCCGGGAATCGAATCTAATCCTGCATTTTTTAGGATTTTTAATACCTCAGCAACAGGAATATTGTTCAGGTTAGCCAAGTAGGCATATTCTATTCCTGTAAGTGCTTTAATATGGATGTGAGGGAAGTTTGTTTTAATTTTGCTAAACAGTTCTGTGTAGTAGTCTAAATTACAATCTGGAAAGCATCCTCCCACAATATGTGTTTCTGTAATCGGAACTTCTAATTCCCGGATTTTTTCTATGAGTTGGTCAGGTGTATGAAACCAGCCTTTAGCATCTCCTGGTTTCGCGTAAAAAGCACAAAACGTGCAATTGAATTCACAGAAGTTAGTAGGATATAAATAAAATGTGGAGGAGTAGTAGACAACATCTCCTACATACTTTTGACGTACTGCATTAGCAAAAGCCCATAAAGCACGCTGGTCACTTTCATCTTCTAAGAGGAGTAGACGCAGAGCATCTTCTCTAGAAAGACGAACTCCTTCCGTGTAATCATCGAATAAATGTTTCATCCAAGAATTTTTAGGCAGAATGCGAGGGGGTGTTATCGTCATGGA is a genomic window of Chlamydia psittaci 6BC containing:
- a CDS encoding CofH family radical SAM protein — protein: MTITPPRILPKNSWMKHLFDDYTEGVRLSREDALRLLLLEDESDQRALWAFANAVRQKYVGDVVYYSSTFYLYPTNFCEFNCTFCAFYAKPGDAKGWFHTPDQLIEKIRELEVPITETHIVGGCFPDCNLDYYTELFSKIKTNFPHIHIKALTGIEYAYLANLNNIPVAEVLKILKNAGLDSIPGGGFDILVDEIRHILAPGRLSSQEFLDIHKTAHSLDIPTNSTMLCYHRERPEDIVTHMDKLRNLQDDTLGFKNFILLKFATENNALGKRLRKLGTSHHIPPASIIAVARLFLDNFRNIKALWNYLGIEQALHLLSCGANDLSSTHIGEKVFQMASSNQNIKMDIEGMASLIKKLGRIPCLTNSKDV